A single genomic interval of Bradyrhizobium japonicum USDA 6 harbors:
- a CDS encoding DNA polymerase III subunit chi, translated as MTEVLFYHLQNMTVENVLPPLLEKSLERGWRVVVQSTSPERADALDAHLWTYRDDSFLPHATWRVNDAADQPIVLAIEEDNPNGANVRFLVDNAALPQDAQGYERMVLLFNGDDPDALAFARSAWTDCKARGFDVTYWQADERGRWQRRN; from the coding sequence ATGACCGAAGTCCTTTTCTACCATCTGCAAAACATGACGGTGGAGAACGTGTTGCCGCCGCTTCTCGAGAAATCGCTCGAGCGCGGCTGGCGCGTCGTGGTGCAGTCGACCTCGCCGGAGCGCGCCGATGCGCTCGACGCGCATCTATGGACCTATCGCGACGATTCCTTCCTGCCGCACGCGACATGGCGCGTGAACGATGCCGCCGATCAGCCGATCGTGCTGGCGATCGAAGAGGACAATCCCAACGGCGCCAATGTCCGCTTCCTGGTCGACAACGCCGCGCTGCCGCAGGACGCGCAGGGCTATGAGCGCATGGTGCTGCTGTTCAACGGTGACGATCCGGACGCGCTGGCGTTTGCCCGGAGCGCCTGGACGGATTGCAAGGCGCGGGGATTTGATGTCACCTATTGGCAGGCCGACGAACGGGGCCGTTGGCAGCGCCGGAATTAG
- a CDS encoding leucyl aminopeptidase has product MSDAIKVGFVPLSAAARGILVVFCDDTLKLGPATAKALGGAAELVKRAASAAGFKGKSGAALDILAPEGVKATRLVVIGAGKAASLKANDFLKFGGVAASKLSAAATAMTIIAELPNGAMTSEQAVAIASGLRLRAYKFDRYKTKKKDGEEGGLRADVSLAVGDATAAKKAFASAGHVVDGVIIARDLVNEPPNVLFPEEFARRAGLLRKLGVKVEVLDVKAMDKLGMGALLGVGQGSTRPSRTVIMRWDGGKKGEAPVAFVGKGVCFDTGGISIKPAGSMEDMKGDMGGAACVVGLMHALAARKAKANVVGAIGLVENMPDGNAQRPGDIVTSMSGQTIEIINTDAEGRLVLADVLWYVAKKTKPKFMVDLATLTGAIMVALGTEHAGMFSNNDELADRLLAAGIESGEKVWRMPLGPEYDKLIDSQFADMKNTGGRHGGSITAAQFLQRFVDGTPWAHLDIAGTAMGAPKTDINQSWGSGYGVRLLDRLVADHYERK; this is encoded by the coding sequence ATGTCCGATGCCATCAAGGTCGGCTTTGTCCCGTTGTCTGCTGCCGCCCGTGGCATCCTGGTCGTGTTCTGCGATGACACTTTGAAGCTCGGCCCGGCGACGGCCAAGGCGCTCGGCGGTGCCGCTGAGCTGGTCAAGCGGGCGGCCTCCGCCGCCGGCTTCAAGGGCAAAAGCGGCGCCGCGCTGGACATCCTGGCGCCGGAGGGGGTGAAGGCCACCCGCCTGGTCGTGATCGGCGCCGGCAAGGCGGCGAGCCTGAAGGCGAACGACTTCCTCAAATTCGGCGGCGTGGCGGCGAGCAAGCTTTCGGCCGCGGCCACTGCCATGACCATCATCGCGGAACTGCCCAATGGCGCCATGACCAGCGAGCAGGCGGTTGCGATCGCCTCGGGCCTGCGGCTGCGCGCCTACAAGTTCGATCGCTACAAGACGAAGAAGAAAGACGGCGAGGAGGGCGGCTTGCGCGCCGACGTCTCGCTTGCGGTCGGCGATGCGACCGCGGCGAAGAAGGCGTTTGCCTCGGCCGGCCATGTCGTCGACGGCGTGATCATCGCGCGCGACCTCGTCAACGAGCCGCCGAACGTGCTTTTCCCCGAGGAGTTCGCGCGCCGCGCGGGCCTGCTCCGCAAGCTCGGCGTCAAGGTCGAGGTGCTCGACGTCAAGGCGATGGACAAGCTCGGCATGGGCGCGCTGCTCGGTGTCGGCCAGGGCTCGACGCGGCCGAGCCGCACCGTGATCATGCGCTGGGACGGCGGCAAGAAGGGCGAGGCACCGGTCGCCTTCGTCGGCAAGGGCGTCTGCTTCGACACCGGCGGCATTTCGATCAAGCCGGCCGGCAGCATGGAGGACATGAAGGGCGACATGGGCGGGGCCGCCTGCGTCGTCGGCCTGATGCACGCGCTCGCCGCGCGCAAGGCCAAGGCCAACGTGGTCGGCGCCATCGGCCTCGTCGAGAACATGCCCGACGGCAATGCGCAGCGGCCGGGCGACATCGTCACCTCGATGTCGGGCCAGACCATCGAGATCATCAACACCGACGCCGAAGGCCGCCTCGTGCTGGCCGACGTGCTCTGGTACGTCGCGAAAAAGACCAAGCCGAAATTCATGGTGGATCTGGCGACGCTGACCGGCGCGATCATGGTCGCGCTCGGCACCGAGCATGCCGGCATGTTCTCCAACAATGACGAGCTCGCCGACCGTCTGCTCGCGGCCGGCATCGAGAGCGGGGAGAAGGTCTGGCGCATGCCGCTCGGCCCCGAATACGACAAGCTGATCGATTCCCAGTTCGCCGACATGAAGAACACCGGCGGCCGCCATGGCGGCTCGATCACCGCGGCGCAGTTCCTGCAACGCTTCGTCGACGGCACGCCGTGGGCGCATCTCGACATCGCCGGCACCGCGATGGGGGCGCCGAAGACCGACATCAACCAGAGCTGGGGAAGCGGCTATGGTGTCCGTTTGCTCGACCGTCTGGTCGCCGACCATTACGAGCGCAAATGA
- the lptF gene encoding LPS export ABC transporter permease LptF, which translates to MGSIDRYIFRTTLASFALVLVSLTGVIWITQALRGIDLMTSQGQTILTFLGITSLVVPALVLIISPIALMIAISHTLNKLATDSEIIVMNAAGFSPFRLFYPFFYATCVVALLVAFIAAYLAPDGMRRIKQWDAEITADVLTNILQPGRFAQLDKNLTIRIRERQPGGILAGIFIDDRRDPNERVSIVAEHGEVVKNDNGSFLVLKDGNLQRFEAGKRDPALVAFGRYGFDMSKFSGQGHDVTLGIRERYLWELFSPSEDDPVYKQIPGQFRSALHDSLLAPIYPFAFAVLTFAFLGAPRTTRQSRNFSIGGSVMAVFGLRMAGFACSVMAVKSPGPVLFQYAMVLGAIGVGLWMIIGGIVVEPPPRLMEAINRSNARIARLFGRPAAA; encoded by the coding sequence ATGGGGTCAATCGATAGGTATATCTTCCGCACGACGCTAGCGTCGTTTGCGCTGGTCCTGGTCAGCCTCACCGGCGTGATCTGGATTACGCAGGCGTTGCGCGGCATCGACCTGATGACGAGCCAGGGTCAGACCATCCTGACCTTCCTCGGCATCACCAGCCTCGTCGTGCCGGCGCTGGTCCTGATCATCTCACCGATCGCGCTGATGATCGCGATCTCGCACACGCTGAACAAGCTCGCGACCGATTCCGAGATCATCGTGATGAATGCCGCCGGCTTCTCGCCGTTCCGGCTGTTCTATCCGTTCTTCTACGCCACCTGCGTCGTGGCGCTGCTGGTCGCCTTCATCGCGGCCTATCTCGCCCCCGACGGCATGCGGCGGATCAAGCAGTGGGACGCCGAGATCACCGCCGACGTGCTCACCAACATCCTCCAGCCCGGCCGCTTCGCCCAGCTCGACAAGAACCTGACGATCCGGATCCGCGAACGGCAGCCCGGCGGCATCCTCGCCGGAATCTTCATCGACGATCGCCGCGATCCCAACGAGCGCGTCTCGATCGTCGCCGAGCATGGCGAGGTCGTGAAGAACGACAACGGCTCGTTCCTGGTGCTCAAGGACGGCAATCTCCAGCGCTTCGAGGCCGGCAAGCGCGATCCCGCGCTGGTGGCGTTCGGCCGCTACGGCTTCGACATGTCGAAATTCTCGGGCCAGGGTCACGACGTCACCCTCGGCATCCGCGAGCGCTATCTCTGGGAGCTGTTCTCCCCGTCCGAGGACGATCCGGTCTACAAGCAGATTCCCGGCCAGTTCCGCTCGGCTCTGCACGACAGCCTGCTGGCGCCGATCTATCCCTTCGCCTTTGCCGTGCTGACCTTCGCCTTCCTCGGCGCGCCGCGCACCACGCGCCAGAGCCGCAACTTCTCGATCGGCGGCTCCGTGATGGCCGTGTTCGGGCTGCGCATGGCGGGATTCGCCTGCTCAGTGATGGCGGTGAAGTCGCCGGGCCCGGTGCTGTTCCAATACGCGATGGTCCTGGGCGCCATCGGCGTCGGGCTGTGGATGATCATCGGCGGCATCGTGGTCGAGCCGCCGCCCCGCCTCATGGAGGCCATCAACAGGTCGAACGCGCGCATCGCGCGGCTGTTCGGACGGCCGGCCGCCGCATGA
- the lptG gene encoding LPS export ABC transporter permease LptG — protein sequence MSMLTNTLGRYFAGRFVVAALGVFASIFLLLVLVDYIEMVRKTSGLASASAIMVAETSLFRVPQLLEKLTPFCMLIGAMTCYLALSRRLELVVARAAGISAWQFISPALGSALLIGVIATVAYNPMSANLRELSKRMEAELFGSAPGGGIQDASGFWLNQVTNDGQVIINAARSEQQGVRLTGLTLFRFDTDWHFKERVEAREAALESGHWLFKSVRRFSLDSPPIDQATLEIPTTLTEAQIRNSFSTPETVSFWQLPSYIRSSESSGFATAGYRLQYHKLLAQPFLLAAMVMLAASVSLRFFRMGGVQKMVLSGVGAGFLLYVLSKVTEDLSKAELMHPIAAAWLPVVVGGLTGFLALLYQEDG from the coding sequence ATGAGCATGCTCACCAACACACTCGGGCGCTATTTCGCCGGACGCTTCGTCGTCGCGGCGCTCGGCGTGTTCGCGAGCATCTTCCTGCTGCTGGTGCTGGTCGACTACATCGAGATGGTGCGCAAGACCTCAGGGCTCGCATCCGCCTCCGCGATCATGGTGGCCGAAACCTCGCTGTTCCGGGTCCCGCAATTGCTCGAGAAGCTGACGCCGTTCTGCATGCTGATCGGCGCGATGACCTGCTATCTCGCCCTCTCCCGCCGGCTCGAGCTCGTGGTCGCGCGCGCCGCCGGCATCTCCGCATGGCAATTCATCTCGCCGGCCCTCGGCAGCGCACTCCTGATCGGGGTGATCGCCACCGTCGCCTACAATCCGATGTCGGCGAACCTACGCGAGCTGTCCAAGCGCATGGAAGCCGAGCTGTTCGGCTCGGCCCCCGGCGGCGGCATCCAGGACGCCTCCGGCTTCTGGCTCAACCAGGTCACCAATGACGGCCAGGTCATCATCAACGCGGCGCGCAGCGAGCAGCAGGGCGTCCGGCTGACCGGCCTGACCCTGTTCCGATTCGATACGGACTGGCATTTCAAGGAGCGGGTCGAGGCGCGCGAGGCGGCGCTGGAGTCCGGTCACTGGCTGTTCAAATCGGTGCGCCGCTTCTCGCTGGATTCGCCGCCGATCGACCAGGCGACGCTGGAGATTCCGACGACGCTGACCGAAGCACAGATCCGCAACAGCTTTTCCACACCCGAGACTGTGTCCTTTTGGCAACTACCGAGCTACATCCGCTCGTCCGAGAGCTCGGGCTTCGCGACAGCCGGCTATCGACTCCAGTATCACAAGCTCCTGGCACAGCCGTTTTTGCTGGCCGCCATGGTGATGCTGGCGGCTTCCGTGTCGTTGCGTTTCTTCCGGATGGGCGGCGTGCAGAAGATGGTTTTGAGTGGCGTGGGCGCAGGCTTTCTGCTCTACGTTTTGTCGAAAGTGACTGAAGACTTGAGCAAGGCTGAGTTGA